The genomic window TTAGAAAAAGAAAACGCAGTGAACGATTTTAGAACTTTAATTGGGGCTACAAATCCTGCTGATGCTGCAGAAGGTACTATTCGTAAAATGTATGCAACATCTATGGGTGAAAATGCTGTACATGGTAGTGATAGTGATGAAAACGCATTTATTGAAGGTGAGTTTCATTTCGCTGGAAGAGAGCAGTTTTAATTAGGAAATTATTTAAAGGCTTACCTTTAAGTTTTTTTTTTTTTGAAAGTGGTTCCTATTAATTGGGAACCTTAATTCTGAAAATATATTATATAAAAAATCCCGCAACATTTGTTGCGGGATTTTTGTTTTAAAAAAGTTTACTAGTATATACTAAATTACTTTTACGTTTACGGCGTTTAATCCTTTTTTGCCTTCCTGTAAATCGAATTCTACTAAGTCGCCTTCGCGAATTTCATCGATTAATCCAGAAATGTGAACAAAATGTTCGTTGTTTGAACCTTCTTCTGTTATAAATCCGAATCCTTTAGAATCGTTGAAGAATTTTACTGTTCCTTTACTCATTGTATTATAAATATTAAATTATTAATATATGTAATACAAAAGTGATGCCACAAATTATTTAGGCAAATAGGTTAGTGTAAGTTTTTAAAGCAAAAAAGTCTGTCAAAATAAATTGACAGACTTTTAAAGTTGTAATTGTTAAAGTATAAATCTTAGATTACTTTTACGTTTACGGCGTTTAATCCTTTTCTACCTTCTTGTAGATCGAATTCAACTGCATCACCTTCACGAATTTCATCGATAAGTCCTGAAATGTGTACGAAATGTTCTTTGTTGTTGTCATCTTCTGTGATAAATCCAAAACCTTTAGAATCGTTGAAGAATTTTACGGTACCTTTACTCATTTTAATGTGTATTATAAATAATTAAGTGCCAAAGATAATGTAAAAAATAATAAATAACCAAAATATATTAAAAATTTTAATATATTTTGGTTAGTCTAATTATCTTAAAACCAGTTTTTTAATAATATCCTTGCCTAACTCTTCATTTAGCATGTTAATTATTTTTTGTTTACCATAACTTAATTCTTCTCGAAGTACACTAGAACTTAGTTCTATATATAGTGTTTCGCGTTCCAGAGCAACAGAACTCGTGTAGTTGTTTACGCCGTTACCCATAAGTTTTGCCCAAGCATCGGCAACATTAACTTTATCTAAACCTTTTTCTAATCTGTTTGTTGTTACAAATTCCTTTAATGCGTCTTGTATACTTAAGTTGTCGTTAATGCGTTTTGCCATGAGGTTAAATATGTGAGAGTTCTGTAGCTTATATGTTGAAATTGAACGGTGTTTTTACGTGTTCTTTTTTTTGAAGCCAACCGCTAAAAATAATTTCTAATGGCCTCAACTTTAAAAGTACCAAAATTATAGTTTTTAAACGATTCTATCTCTGTTAAAAATGTTGTTTTTTTAATTAAGGAATCTCGATGAGTTTCAAAAACTTCAAGATTTTTTTGTTTTACTTCCGCAGACGCGCGAAGTATAAATGTAATTACAAAACGTCTGTCGGTAGATTGTGGATTAATATATCAATTTGATAATCGTTGGCTTTTATTTCTTCAATAGTGGGTTCATCTAAAACTTTGATAATAACATTCTAAATGCATCCCTATTATAATTTAAAAATCTCATATGACTGATGTACTTGTTTTACAGCGTTTTCGGTGCGTTCGGCATGTGTATCACTTATAAAAAGTTGTCCAAAATTCTCATCATCAACCAATTTAATTATTTGAGATACACGTTGTTCATCTAGTTTATCAAAAATATCATCTAATAATAATATTGGGTTTACGCCGCTTTGCGCTTTTATAAAATCGAATTGTGCCAATTTTAAAGCAATTAAGAATGATTTTTGCTGACCTTGACTTCCAAATTTCTTTATTGGATGTCCGGAAATATTAAAATGTAAATCATCCTTATGTATACCAACGCTTGTGTATTGCAATGCCTTGTCTTTATTAATAACCTTATTTAAAAGAGTATTTAAATCACTTTCAAATAAATCACTATGGTAATTTAAATCAACGTTTTCATTACCATTACTAATGGCTTCGTATCTAGATTTAAAAATGGGGATGAATTCTTTTAAAAAGGCATCACGTTTTTCGAAAATTTTAGTTCCAAAGTCTGTTAATTGGCTGTTATAAACGTCTAGCGTATCTTTGTTAAAAGTGTGGTTTAATGCAAAATACTTCAACAATGCATTACGTTGCGCTAAAATTTTATTATAATTAATTAAAGAACTCAAATAGCTATTATCACTTTGCGAAATCACACTGTCAATAAATTTTCGACGTGTGGTACTGCCTTCCGTAATTAAATCTCTATCGGCTGGCGAAATAATAACTAAAGGTAAAAAACCAATGTGTTCGCTAAATTTATCATAAGCTTTACCATTACGTTTAATTACTTTTTTTTGTCCGCGTTTTAAACTGACTATTACTTTTTCTGGTTTTTCATCTTTTTCATAGTCACCATTCACTACAAAAAACTCTTCGTTATGCTTAATATTTTGAGTTGCGACTGGATTAAAATAACTTTTTCCGAAGGATAAATGATAAATAGCATCGAGTACATTGGTCTTTCCGATGCCATTATTTCCAACAATGCAGTTAATTTTCTCATTGAAAGCAAATGTTTTGCTATCAAAATTTTTATAATTGAGTAACGAAAGTGATTTTAAAATCATATAAATAGCAACTTAAAGCGCATAAA from Algibacter sp. L1A34 includes these protein-coding regions:
- the recF gene encoding DNA replication/repair protein RecF (All proteins in this family for which functions are known are DNA-binding proteins that assist the filamentation of RecA onto DNA for the initiation of recombination or recombinational repair.), which gives rise to MILKSLSLLNYKNFDSKTFAFNEKINCIVGNNGIGKTNVLDAIYHLSFGKSYFNPVATQNIKHNEEFFVVNGDYEKDEKPEKVIVSLKRGQKKVIKRNGKAYDKFSEHIGFLPLVIISPADRDLITEGSTTRRKFIDSVISQSDNSYLSSLINYNKILAQRNALLKYFALNHTFNKDTLDVYNSQLTDFGTKIFEKRDAFLKEFIPIFKSRYEAISNGNENVDLNYHSDLFESDLNTLLNKVINKDKALQYTSVGIHKDDLHFNISGHPIKKFGSQGQQKSFLIALKLAQFDFIKAQSGVNPILLLDDIFDKLDEQRVSQIIKLVDDENFGQLFISDTHAERTENAVKQVHQSYEIFKL
- a CDS encoding DUF721 domain-containing protein, with product MAKRINDNLSIQDALKEFVTTNRLEKGLDKVNVADAWAKLMGNGVNNYTSSVALERETLYIELSSSVLREELSYGKQKIINMLNEELGKDIIKKLVLR
- a CDS encoding cold-shock protein → MSKGTVKFFNDSKGFGFITEEGSNNEHFVHISGLIDEIREGDLVEFDLQEGKKGLNAVNVKVI
- a CDS encoding cold-shock protein translates to MSKGTVKFFNDSKGFGFITEDDNNKEHFVHISGLIDEIREGDAVEFDLQEGRKGLNAVNVKVI